One Chthonomonas sp. genomic window, CGAATGGTCGAAAAGTCATGTACCATGACCTCAATTGCGTGCTTCATTCGCCGCTCGGCGTCGCTGAAAAATTCTTCCATGGCTATTTACTCTCCGTCTACGAGGGTACCCACCGGTTCGCCCATAAGCGCCTGGCGGATCGATCCTTCTTGATTCAAGTCTAACACGATGATGGGCATCGAGTTCTCGCGGCACAGCGTGAAGGCGGTCTGATCCATGACGGCAAGTCGTTTAGCAAGTACTTCGGTGTATCCAACCGTCGAATATCGCACGGCATCGTCATGCTTGCGCGGATCCTTGTCATAGATTCCATCGACCTTGGTGGCCTTGATCAGCACGTCCGCCCCGATCTCCAGGGCCCGGAGGGCGGACGCCGTATCCGTACTGAAGAACGGGTTCCCCGTTCCAGCGGCAAAGACAACGACCCGCCCCTTTTCCAGGTGGCGTACCGCCCTGCGCTTGATGAACGACTCCGCGACCTGGTTGACCGCGATCGCGCTCTGTACACGCACGGCTACTCCGA contains:
- a CDS encoding UMP kinase, whose product is MSTPTSEPRYRRVLLKISGEALAGAGETGIDPATLNDVAAEIVSAHNLGVQTAVVVGGGNIIRGGIFSEKGQIDRTSADQMGMMGTVINALALQSAIERLGVAVRVQSAIAVNQVAESFIKRRAVRHLEKGRVVVFAAGTGNPFFSTDTASALRALEIGADVLIKATKVDGIYDKDPRKHDDAVRYSTVGYTEVLAKRLAVMDQTAFTLCRENSMPIIVLDLNQEGSIRQALMGEPVGTLVDGE